The following coding sequences are from one Schizosaccharomyces osmophilus chromosome 1, complete sequence window:
- a CDS encoding Mug2 mug135 meu2 family codes for MENIYANDFDISPPQNDTFLDVNRSQLQNEVGMIHRIQVIQNVANQLRRAEEVAEDQPPRWFQNWLTDENAFPSRMETRFNRMETRFNRMETRFNRMDMRNTKTENIQLRSMGFPINIVPFLGGTQPDDDLPEIRSVKDIDGLTRDQCARYLDGYGIRFNFNESIKMKERLRDALGLISVYDLSHHFSGFN; via the exons ATGGAAAATATCTATGCGAACGATTTCGACATCTCTCCTCCACAGAATGATACTTTTTTAGACGTAAATCg CTCGCAACttcaaaatgaagttgGCATGATTCATCGAATCCAAGTTATTCAAAATGTTGCTAATCAATTAAGACGAGCAGAAGAGGTTGCTGAAGATCAACCACCGCGGTGGTTTCAGAATTGGCTGACCGATGAGAATGCATTCCCCTCAAGAATGGAAACGAGATTTAACAGAATGGAAACGAGATTTAACAGAATGGAAACGAGATTTAACAGAATGGATATgagaaatacaaaaacGGAAAATATCCAGTTAAGATCAATGGGATTTCCTATAAATATCGTTCCTTTTCTAGGTGGGACTCAGCCAGATGATGATTTGCCAGAAATTAGATCTGTTAAAGACATTGATGGCTTAACAAGGGACCAGTGCGCTCGCTACTTAGATGGGTACGGAATCCGCTTCAATTTCAACGAGTcgataaaaatgaaagaaagactTCGTGATGCCCTTGGTTTAATCAGCGTCTACGATCTTAGTCATCACTTCTCTGGGTTCAACTAA